Proteins encoded by one window of Candidatus Obscuribacterales bacterium:
- a CDS encoding cation-translocating P-type ATPase, whose amino-acid sequence MKRPVNYLLNGESFGGSKVMAFESPVETRLDIGLTESEVLERRASWGFNEIPVKPVRDEWFILLARQFRSSVVILLIVAALISYFFAEYLQSLAILGAVAINAFVGFFTELRAQISLKALTKLSSPTIRTRRHGQEIDIPTRELVPGDIVQLEAGVRVPADVRLVQTCGINVDEATLTGESVPVFKCISHNNEEIDDIVYQGTLVLDGQALAIVIATALNSRLGKLGKLLTEVPSRQTPLELELEGLGKQLCWMMLVLCVVLTLVGLWHQEPVLMMVQTSIALAVAAIPEGLPVVATLALAIGTQRMVKKAVLVRQLAAVEALGCCQVICSDKTGTLTENRMQVTEIFADGRQFHLSGKGYEPIGKIHCNGIEVDIESEDTLSNLLFAAALCNDAFLENHEGKDEWHIHGDPTEGALLVAAAKAGLIHAQLLSLYPRIDELSFDLTRKRMTTINRSPAGQLMSLTKGSPESVLKICDSLYRDGVLCKIDDALRNELMMANLKMAEKGLRVLAVARKDLSNIDSTDLASVESNSTFLGLVGMQDRPKFGVKESIALCKAAGIKVLMLTGDQPQTALAIGKDLGIVEDGDEDPILTGKEISKFEEKELTSALKGKAILARVSPEVKLSVVRALQNDGLVVAMTGDGVNDAPALRQSDIGVAMGKVGSDLAREAAEIVITDDNFSSIVKAIEQGRVIYANIQNAIAYLLTASLAAVMTVTGAVLFNTGLPLLPLQLLWLNLIVHVFPALGVALLPSHKSIMKHKPRQSASSVLGKDEYIQIWTRALLVATGVLLAIVIHAHSAFHLEKITTLGFATLSCALLFQAWLWAWSGRSFTKDSIWKHVRPALVLNMLISYALMIAAIYIRPLEKVLGTTRLNFYDWLIVLSASLLSCLASMIVIKCIPRAKAHERSSR is encoded by the coding sequence ATGAAACGTCCAGTTAATTACTTGTTGAACGGCGAATCTTTTGGAGGCAGCAAAGTTATGGCTTTTGAGTCTCCTGTGGAAACCCGTTTAGACATCGGGTTAACAGAGTCCGAGGTGCTGGAAAGGCGAGCCAGTTGGGGATTCAATGAAATTCCGGTCAAGCCGGTGAGAGACGAGTGGTTCATTTTGCTGGCTCGGCAGTTTCGCTCAAGTGTTGTCATCCTATTAATTGTCGCGGCTTTAATTTCATACTTTTTTGCCGAATATTTGCAGTCTCTGGCAATTTTAGGTGCTGTAGCCATTAACGCCTTTGTTGGCTTTTTCACAGAACTGCGAGCGCAGATTTCGCTTAAGGCACTGACCAAACTCTCGTCTCCAACTATACGAACCAGGCGCCATGGCCAAGAGATCGATATCCCAACACGTGAGCTTGTTCCCGGAGATATCGTCCAACTTGAAGCTGGCGTACGTGTACCGGCTGATGTAAGGCTGGTTCAGACTTGTGGTATCAATGTTGATGAAGCGACACTTACAGGGGAAAGTGTTCCTGTATTTAAGTGCATATCGCACAATAACGAAGAAATCGATGACATCGTGTACCAAGGCACTCTTGTCCTGGATGGTCAGGCGTTGGCAATTGTTATTGCTACGGCGCTTAATTCACGCTTAGGTAAGTTGGGCAAGCTGCTGACGGAAGTACCGTCAAGGCAAACTCCGCTGGAGCTTGAACTTGAAGGATTGGGCAAGCAACTGTGTTGGATGATGTTAGTTCTCTGTGTTGTTTTGACTCTGGTTGGACTGTGGCATCAGGAGCCGGTTTTAATGATGGTGCAAACAAGTATTGCCCTTGCCGTAGCTGCTATTCCTGAAGGCCTGCCCGTCGTTGCCACTCTGGCGTTAGCTATAGGTACTCAGCGTATGGTGAAGAAGGCAGTTTTGGTAAGGCAATTAGCAGCCGTTGAAGCGCTTGGGTGCTGCCAAGTTATTTGTAGCGACAAGACAGGTACGCTTACTGAAAATCGTATGCAAGTTACGGAAATTTTTGCCGATGGCAGGCAATTTCATTTGTCCGGTAAAGGTTATGAACCGATAGGAAAAATTCATTGCAACGGTATTGAAGTAGATATTGAGTCAGAGGACACTCTAAGTAATTTGTTGTTTGCGGCTGCTCTCTGTAATGACGCTTTTTTGGAAAACCATGAGGGTAAGGATGAATGGCATATCCATGGTGATCCAACTGAAGGCGCTTTGCTGGTAGCTGCTGCCAAAGCAGGACTGATTCATGCCCAACTTTTATCACTATATCCGCGAATTGACGAGCTATCGTTTGACCTAACCCGCAAGCGCATGACGACAATAAATCGCAGCCCGGCTGGTCAACTAATGTCTTTGACCAAGGGTTCACCTGAATCGGTGTTGAAAATTTGCGACTCACTTTATCGTGATGGTGTACTCTGCAAAATCGACGACGCATTGCGGAATGAGCTTATGATGGCTAATCTAAAGATGGCTGAAAAGGGATTGAGAGTTCTTGCCGTTGCCAGAAAAGACTTGTCTAACATTGATTCTACTGATCTTGCTTCAGTAGAATCAAATTCGACCTTCCTCGGTTTAGTTGGCATGCAAGATAGACCAAAGTTCGGCGTTAAGGAGTCTATTGCTCTTTGCAAAGCCGCTGGTATTAAGGTACTGATGCTCACAGGCGATCAACCGCAAACGGCCCTGGCTATTGGTAAGGATTTAGGCATTGTCGAGGATGGTGATGAAGATCCCATATTAACCGGCAAGGAAATAAGTAAGTTTGAGGAAAAAGAGCTGACTTCTGCCCTAAAAGGAAAAGCGATTTTAGCGCGTGTAAGTCCGGAAGTGAAATTGTCGGTGGTTCGCGCTTTGCAAAATGACGGACTTGTGGTGGCAATGACCGGTGATGGAGTCAATGATGCGCCTGCTTTGAGGCAATCGGATATTGGGGTGGCTATGGGCAAAGTTGGTTCGGACCTTGCTCGTGAGGCTGCCGAAATTGTAATCACCGACGACAACTTCAGCTCAATCGTAAAGGCAATTGAGCAAGGACGAGTTATTTATGCCAATATCCAAAACGCCATTGCCTATTTGCTTACTGCGTCTTTGGCTGCCGTAATGACTGTTACCGGTGCAGTATTATTCAATACCGGTTTGCCTCTTTTACCCCTACAATTATTGTGGTTGAATTTAATCGTGCATGTTTTCCCAGCCTTGGGAGTGGCTCTTTTGCCTTCCCACAAGTCAATTATGAAGCATAAACCAAGACAATCTGCTTCATCTGTGCTTGGGAAGGATGAGTATATACAGATATGGACTAGAGCTTTACTGGTTGCCACAGGGGTGCTTTTGGCAATTGTGATACACGCTCACTCTGCCTTTCACCTGGAAAAGATTACAACTCTTGGTTTTGCCACTTTGTCCTGTGCCTTGCTCTTTCAAG
- a CDS encoding histidine phosphatase family protein, which yields MAEEKEPLHPEEVVTSVLLARHGHTIPTEEGLLYTDPDAPLTERGERQASALSAWLSTQKVDVLLSSPSKRVLTTAEIVGAKLKTSPVIVEDLNEWNVGSWDGKSYWDIKKNEPAAYARWSKDPIHIAPPGGESIAGLCQRVKEQVREIISNHQGKSVTVITHAGVIRGVLCYSLGIPAENFWRLSIPTGSISKVDFSESFATVQFTAFVP from the coding sequence TTGGCTGAAGAAAAGGAACCACTGCACCCGGAAGAAGTAGTTACATCTGTCCTTTTGGCGCGCCACGGACATACAATACCAACCGAAGAAGGGCTCTTATACACGGATCCTGATGCGCCTTTGACCGAGCGTGGCGAGAGGCAAGCATCTGCTTTATCAGCATGGCTGTCCACGCAGAAGGTCGATGTTTTGCTTAGCAGCCCATCCAAGCGTGTTTTGACAACGGCAGAAATTGTCGGCGCTAAACTCAAGACGTCTCCTGTCATTGTTGAAGACTTGAATGAATGGAATGTCGGTAGTTGGGATGGCAAAAGCTACTGGGACATTAAGAAAAATGAGCCGGCTGCTTATGCACGCTGGTCAAAAGACCCGATTCACATAGCTCCGCCTGGGGGTGAGTCCATAGCAGGTCTCTGCCAGCGTGTAAAAGAGCAAGTTCGCGAAATTATAAGCAACCACCAAGGGAAATCCGTAACCGTTATCACCCATGCCGGAGTAATCAGGGGCGTTCTTTGTTATTCGCTAGGTATTCCTGCGGAAAATTTCTGGAGATTGAGTATTCCGACAGGCTCAATTTCCAAAGTGGATTTTAGCGAAAGCTTTGCAACAGTGCAATTTACTGCTTTTGTTCCGTAA
- a CDS encoding class II aldolase/adducin family protein produces the protein MDEKEARKALIKVCHLSYQRRYICGTEGNFSIRLSENVVLTTPKGACKGRVLEADLVLTNINGELLPNSLNGNPSTELRMHLTAYKMRPDIKAVVHAHPTCAVGFTVAGMSLDAPVLPEVICTVGSIPTAPYATPSTNEVSQSIEMFVKEYDVMMMDHHGALCLGADIWDAFYKLETLEHYAETMMVAHLLGGVKPLSAEQVKKLIAVRSVYGLTKPLPQEFLARSN, from the coding sequence GTGGACGAAAAAGAAGCTCGAAAAGCACTAATTAAGGTCTGTCATCTGTCCTACCAGCGCCGCTACATTTGCGGCACAGAGGGCAATTTCAGCATTCGACTGTCTGAAAATGTGGTTCTAACAACCCCTAAAGGCGCATGCAAAGGGAGAGTGTTGGAAGCCGATTTAGTGTTAACCAATATTAATGGGGAATTGTTGCCGAATTCACTCAATGGCAACCCCTCAACCGAGCTTAGGATGCACCTAACGGCTTATAAAATGCGCCCGGATATAAAGGCAGTGGTACATGCTCACCCTACTTGCGCGGTCGGTTTTACGGTCGCTGGAATGTCGCTTGATGCGCCTGTATTGCCTGAGGTGATTTGTACTGTCGGCAGTATCCCTACGGCACCATATGCGACACCGTCAACTAATGAAGTCTCGCAAAGTATTGAGATGTTTGTCAAAGAATATGATGTGATGATGATGGATCACCATGGTGCTCTTTGTCTTGGCGCAGATATTTGGGATGCGTTTTACAAATTAGAGACACTCGAGCATTATGCAGAGACAATGATGGTTGCTCATTTGCTTGGTGGTGTGAAACCGCTATCAGCAGAGCAGGTGAAGAAACTAATTGCAGTTCGTAGTGTTTATGGATTAACAAAGCCATTGCCTCAAGAATTTTTGGCACGTTCAAATTAA
- a CDS encoding SH3 domain-containing protein, producing MRCPECSLRNSVAARSCTSCGHRFKKKPVGKELKIAIAGVVGLGIIWAAGAAIVPQFTDPQQNLTRISKRMMAGPGNANEAKSMRKEFEQAISAYLEKIGGSSSKELTNKLQKLLPSEAFEVHIVELPRGLKVVEVDTMLEASSFLVMKGDRQTKVFPLNGLEVFDDARLLNETAGPLLVLLGHSGGQEAHQPQVRAYALMPDTIADVTEKFIPKVVGEGTARFAKNGRDIQLDLCVLSMGKVDNVISKDTKIETTTAHQNLLWKDAHYVSAIDFASSPLLPLYAVTECLRNPELTPAYKSFLGGKGQELVANYKSPNAGNFLIKKGALGPGKIAYTLSGPTGAFKINVARDSKNNWTIASYASDKIASAAADNEEETIADDVDEKPIQPVAPAPIIVTKKAQPAPVIVTKKAQPAPVVVTKKTTPTPVVAKKPEPKPVIETRRDRKRDLNSIKPIASLKPEPKVVAAPVEIPMASESAYISSSISASTVNIRTAPGTDAKPVAEVGKGTQIEIVGKAGGWYKVRHNGKVGYVYGGLVDYQKPEAYTTATITKGTTVVDHKKKPTVKPQAGDRVIVLGGMKNDKYRVQFPNGKTGYINKDAVNVNIDTPQFVP from the coding sequence ATGCGCTGTCCAGAGTGTAGTTTAAGAAATTCCGTAGCCGCCAGATCTTGTACTTCTTGCGGTCATCGCTTCAAGAAAAAGCCTGTAGGCAAAGAGCTCAAAATAGCCATTGCCGGCGTTGTCGGACTGGGCATCATTTGGGCAGCAGGCGCAGCCATTGTGCCGCAATTCACCGACCCGCAACAAAACCTAACCCGCATCTCGAAGCGCATGATGGCCGGACCTGGAAACGCCAACGAGGCAAAATCGATGCGCAAAGAATTCGAGCAAGCTATTTCTGCTTACTTGGAAAAGATAGGCGGCTCATCGAGCAAAGAATTGACCAACAAGCTGCAAAAGCTTTTACCGTCAGAAGCCTTCGAAGTGCACATTGTTGAACTTCCGCGCGGACTGAAAGTCGTCGAAGTCGACACAATGCTTGAAGCAAGCTCCTTTCTCGTGATGAAGGGCGACAGACAAACAAAAGTATTTCCGTTGAACGGCTTGGAAGTTTTCGACGATGCAAGACTGCTGAACGAAACGGCCGGACCATTGCTTGTGCTTCTTGGGCATAGCGGCGGGCAAGAAGCCCATCAGCCACAAGTGCGTGCTTATGCTCTGATGCCTGACACCATTGCTGATGTGACTGAAAAGTTTATTCCAAAGGTAGTGGGTGAAGGTACGGCTCGTTTTGCAAAGAACGGACGCGATATTCAGCTTGATCTTTGTGTTTTATCCATGGGCAAAGTGGATAACGTAATTAGCAAAGACACCAAAATAGAAACAACCACAGCACATCAAAATCTCCTGTGGAAAGATGCACATTATGTATCCGCTATTGATTTTGCATCATCACCGTTGCTGCCTTTATACGCAGTGACAGAGTGCTTGCGCAATCCGGAATTGACGCCGGCATATAAATCATTCTTAGGCGGCAAGGGACAAGAACTTGTAGCCAATTACAAATCACCAAATGCCGGCAACTTCTTAATTAAGAAGGGTGCACTTGGTCCTGGGAAAATTGCATATACATTATCCGGACCAACAGGCGCATTCAAAATAAATGTTGCACGCGACAGCAAAAACAACTGGACAATTGCATCCTACGCAAGCGACAAAATAGCTAGTGCTGCAGCCGACAACGAAGAAGAAACCATTGCTGATGATGTTGATGAAAAACCAATTCAGCCGGTAGCACCAGCTCCTATTATTGTGACAAAGAAAGCCCAACCTGCTCCGGTTATCGTCACAAAGAAAGCTCAGCCGGCTCCAGTTGTTGTAACAAAGAAAACAACACCGACTCCAGTCGTTGCCAAAAAGCCTGAGCCGAAACCGGTAATTGAAACTAGGCGCGACAGAAAGCGTGACCTCAATAGCATCAAGCCTATTGCGTCACTAAAGCCAGAGCCAAAAGTAGTTGCCGCTCCAGTTGAAATACCTATGGCAAGCGAATCTGCGTACATATCCAGCTCGATATCCGCCTCAACCGTCAACATACGCACAGCTCCGGGCACTGACGCCAAGCCAGTAGCCGAAGTAGGGAAAGGCACCCAGATAGAGATAGTCGGCAAAGCCGGCGGCTGGTATAAAGTGCGTCATAACGGCAAGGTAGGCTACGTCTACGGTGGACTAGTCGACTATCAAAAGCCGGAAGCGTACACAACGGCCACAATCACCAAAGGCACAACTGTGGTCGACCATAAGAAGAAACCAACTGTTAAGCCACAAGCCGGCGACAGAGTAATCGTCTTAGGCGGCATGAAAAATGACAAATATAGAGTGCAATTCCCCAATGGAAAAACCGGCTATATCAACAAGGACGCGGTAAACGTCAATATTGATACTCCGCAGTTTGTTCCGTAA
- a CDS encoding ATP-binding protein: MTKEYQLFTKFKEGGLNFLKQLKDEETAESEILDFKRAETDSGPLTRKDLQNLSINLSGFANAEGGLIVWGIDCRSHANDDPDTVKELRPIKDVSLFYQQLKTKSAEVLSPGINGIEHWLIDSDQPDEGFVVTYVPRWDGYPQMATAKDVHRYYFRVGPKTNIMPPYVLADRFGRRPQPKLQATWFVSGVDAVNGIYIQAASIVLGIRNVGVGTANHPAISVNNSANDVPLDLHSYGAYGLEKRTHLRVSPNGRDPALTFFGGLMNIVIYPGMTLDFTTFTWAVGDDNFPDIKIPISYYCDSFHGSEELLICGSEIMEGLKCLNSRLRLR, translated from the coding sequence ATGACCAAAGAGTATCAGCTATTCACCAAATTCAAAGAAGGCGGATTGAACTTTTTAAAACAGCTCAAAGACGAGGAAACCGCCGAATCTGAAATTCTCGACTTTAAGCGCGCCGAAACTGATTCTGGACCTCTCACCAGAAAGGATCTGCAAAACCTATCAATCAACCTGAGTGGATTTGCCAATGCCGAAGGTGGTTTGATTGTTTGGGGCATCGATTGCAGAAGCCATGCTAACGACGACCCAGACACCGTCAAGGAGCTGCGCCCTATTAAAGACGTGAGTCTCTTCTACCAGCAACTAAAAACAAAATCCGCAGAAGTTCTTTCCCCTGGTATCAACGGAATAGAACATTGGCTTATTGACTCAGACCAACCGGACGAAGGCTTTGTAGTAACTTACGTACCAAGGTGGGATGGCTACCCTCAAATGGCTACAGCAAAAGACGTACACCGATATTACTTTCGCGTCGGACCAAAAACTAACATCATGCCACCATACGTGCTTGCTGATCGTTTCGGTAGACGACCACAGCCAAAGCTGCAAGCAACATGGTTCGTTAGTGGAGTAGATGCAGTAAATGGAATTTATATACAAGCAGCGTCCATCGTTCTTGGCATTAGGAATGTGGGGGTCGGCACCGCAAACCATCCAGCGATATCGGTCAACAATTCTGCAAATGACGTGCCGCTAGATCTTCACAGCTATGGTGCGTATGGACTCGAAAAGAGAACGCACTTACGAGTGTCACCCAATGGACGTGACCCAGCGTTAACTTTCTTTGGCGGACTTATGAACATTGTCATTTATCCTGGCATGACATTGGATTTCACAACTTTTACGTGGGCAGTTGGCGACGATAATTTCCCGGATATCAAAATTCCCATCTCCTATTACTGCGATTCATTCCATGGAAGCGAAGAACTCCTAATCTGTGGTTCGGAAATTATGGAGGGTCTCAAGTGCCTAAATAGTCGTCTCAGACTGCGATAA
- a CDS encoding phage terminase small subunit P27 family, with the protein MAKNRNQLKALSGGLLEPPFDLNGEALNQWHICAPELHRLGLLTDERKPILAEYCRTVAAAIEADLILNKDGIIISAKNGNPKAHPQLAISQKAWNRALSLGQKIGIGPLSRQRLTVKDAVTRKRRKKLIFR; encoded by the coding sequence ATGGCAAAAAATAGAAATCAATTAAAAGCACTGTCCGGTGGACTGTTGGAACCACCATTTGATTTGAATGGCGAAGCGCTGAATCAATGGCATATCTGCGCACCAGAATTACACAGGCTCGGGCTTCTCACTGATGAAAGGAAGCCTATCCTGGCTGAATATTGCCGCACTGTAGCAGCAGCTATTGAGGCTGATCTGATTCTCAACAAGGACGGTATCATCATCAGTGCCAAGAATGGTAATCCTAAGGCACATCCACAGCTGGCAATATCGCAGAAGGCTTGGAATCGAGCACTATCGCTGGGGCAAAAAATAGGCATAGGACCATTGAGCAGACAGCGGTTAACCGTAAAGGATGCTGTTACCCGTAAACGAAGAAAGAAACTCATCTTTCGTTAA
- a CDS encoding phage terminase small subunit P27 family — MARPGPIPKSRALKERAGNPGKRRLPNEPKPATGDLSCPSWMPTEGKKEWARIVPELQRLGVATQIDQSQLELYCGAWATWLDAQKKLAKEGAVLMRPTGSFYANPYVKIAADASKEIQSIAKEFGLTPSSRTRVDAGSTDSEEDSDDDAEFFS, encoded by the coding sequence ATGGCAAGACCCGGTCCAATTCCAAAATCAAGAGCTCTAAAAGAGCGTGCCGGCAATCCAGGAAAGCGCCGGCTACCAAACGAACCAAAACCAGCAACGGGGGATCTAAGTTGTCCTTCTTGGATGCCAACCGAAGGCAAAAAAGAATGGGCTAGAATTGTTCCGGAGCTTCAAAGGCTTGGCGTTGCGACTCAGATCGATCAGAGCCAGCTAGAGCTTTACTGCGGTGCCTGGGCAACTTGGCTAGATGCCCAGAAAAAGCTTGCCAAGGAAGGTGCTGTGCTAATGAGACCAACAGGGAGCTTTTATGCAAATCCCTATGTAAAAATTGCCGCCGACGCGTCTAAGGAAATTCAGTCCATAGCCAAGGAATTCGGTTTAACGCCCTCAAGTAGAACTAGAGTAGACGCGGGTTCAACAGACTCCGAGGAGGATTCTGATGATGATGCGGAGTTCTTTTCCTAA
- a CDS encoding DUF3987 domain-containing protein yields the protein MNSLKNIINETPEFTIESTSGTPEKLESAAPSTWPILSDKALYGLAGNIVRAATENSEADPAAILLTALTHSGAAFGSQARIRVGETNHPPRLMSALVGASSRARKGTSADPIRRIFERAETIHALPPLQVSHGPLSSGEGVVYAVRDPGDKRNKSGELEDEGVNDKRLVVYEGELGGALKAIQRDGNTLSSILRTSWDHGDMAPLTKSNRIKATGAHVCIIGHITRHELKVLLQTSDVWNGLANRFLWVCARRQKMVPFPKAMDGDLVDELSSELAKAIKTASDIGIVSLASNTIEIWKALYPMISQDESGILGVVTARAEAQVLRLALIYALLDRSSTILPEHLEAALAVWQYCHNSARYIFGDTEADPDSNKILLALAEGDKSQTQLNELFNGHLPADRLNAILTDLQAVGRITQRKEGGGRGKGKAITWWSITPGFTSIGADLAELEE from the coding sequence ATGAATAGCCTCAAGAACATTATCAATGAGACGCCAGAATTCACCATCGAATCCACGAGCGGCACACCGGAAAAACTTGAGTCCGCTGCGCCATCCACATGGCCCATCCTGTCAGACAAAGCGTTATATGGACTGGCTGGAAATATAGTTAGAGCCGCAACAGAAAATAGTGAGGCAGATCCGGCGGCGATTTTACTGACAGCACTAACTCACTCTGGCGCTGCATTCGGATCCCAAGCAAGAATTCGTGTTGGTGAAACTAATCATCCACCAAGGCTGATGTCAGCCCTAGTTGGTGCATCAAGTCGTGCTCGCAAAGGGACTTCAGCAGACCCCATTCGGAGAATTTTTGAGAGAGCGGAAACTATTCATGCATTACCACCATTGCAGGTGTCTCACGGTCCTCTTTCTTCCGGGGAGGGTGTGGTGTATGCCGTCAGAGATCCCGGTGACAAGAGAAACAAGAGCGGTGAACTCGAAGACGAAGGCGTAAACGATAAGCGACTGGTTGTTTATGAGGGTGAATTAGGTGGAGCACTTAAAGCCATACAGCGCGATGGGAATACTCTTTCTTCTATTCTGAGAACATCGTGGGATCACGGTGACATGGCACCCTTAACTAAATCAAACCGTATCAAAGCGACTGGTGCTCACGTCTGCATAATCGGACACATTACTAGACACGAATTGAAAGTATTGCTTCAGACATCGGATGTTTGGAATGGGTTAGCCAATAGATTTCTCTGGGTGTGCGCGAGACGACAGAAGATGGTGCCTTTTCCTAAAGCAATGGATGGTGATTTAGTAGATGAGTTGTCTAGCGAGTTGGCTAAAGCAATCAAAACCGCATCAGATATTGGGATAGTATCGCTAGCCTCAAACACCATTGAGATTTGGAAAGCCCTTTATCCAATGATTTCTCAGGATGAGTCAGGCATTCTTGGCGTTGTCACTGCCAGAGCTGAAGCTCAAGTTCTTAGATTGGCACTGATCTATGCACTCCTGGATCGGAGCAGTACCATCTTGCCAGAACACCTTGAGGCAGCTTTGGCTGTCTGGCAGTACTGCCATAATTCGGCTCGCTATATATTCGGCGATACCGAAGCCGACCCAGACTCAAACAAAATCCTTTTGGCGCTAGCTGAAGGCGACAAGTCACAAACGCAACTGAATGAGCTATTCAATGGTCACCTGCCGGCTGATCGCTTAAATGCGATTCTGACGGATCTCCAAGCGGTTGGCAGGATTACTCAGCGCAAAGAAGGTGGGGGTCGAGGTAAAGGCAAGGCAATTACTTGGTGGTCTATTACCCCTGGTTTTACTTCTATAGGTGCGGATTTAGCGGAATTGGAGGAATAG
- a CDS encoding toprim domain-containing protein → MNTNESPSQASGANQIARTNYKRLDFKEVKQVANGHWLQILTSLGMPSHLLRRKHGPCPCCGGKDRFRFDNKNDDGTFFCSHCGAGDGFKLLALYRGIEITYSLNLVADYLGLSGKPCLPAMPISRAVNVGTSNRQANGEQLRILNRFWSEARSVASGDPIHKYLTKTRELKLDDIPACLRYHPELDYFDGDNCLGTFPSMLALVMSSDNQPVCLHRTYLTLDGQKAPVAKPKKLMKPIYEGATRGGAIRLQEASESLGIAEGIETALACHITTGLPVWSTVSAGGMASLEVPETVKQVMIFADHDMNNVGLAAAQKLATRLLYAHKKVKLLLPPRAGTDWFDYVMSNEVAS, encoded by the coding sequence ATGAATACAAATGAAAGCCCCTCTCAAGCAAGCGGGGCGAATCAAATAGCACGTACAAATTATAAACGACTGGACTTCAAAGAAGTCAAACAGGTGGCGAACGGGCACTGGCTGCAGATACTCACATCGCTTGGTATGCCGTCACACCTGCTGAGACGTAAACATGGACCATGTCCTTGCTGTGGTGGCAAAGATAGATTTAGATTCGATAACAAGAACGACGACGGTACATTTTTTTGTAGTCACTGTGGTGCCGGCGATGGATTCAAGTTGCTTGCGCTCTATCGGGGCATTGAAATTACTTACTCCTTAAACCTTGTCGCAGACTATCTCGGACTCTCTGGAAAGCCTTGCTTACCAGCTATGCCGATTTCCAGAGCAGTAAATGTCGGTACATCCAATAGACAAGCAAACGGAGAGCAACTTCGGATATTGAATAGATTCTGGTCAGAAGCCAGATCGGTTGCATCAGGAGATCCGATTCATAAGTATCTGACCAAGACTAGGGAACTAAAGCTGGATGATATACCAGCTTGTTTACGTTATCATCCTGAGCTGGACTATTTTGACGGAGATAATTGTCTCGGCACATTTCCGTCAATGTTGGCCTTGGTTATGTCATCCGATAATCAGCCAGTTTGTTTGCACCGCACATATCTAACCCTGGACGGACAGAAAGCACCTGTAGCAAAGCCTAAGAAGCTCATGAAGCCAATCTACGAAGGAGCCACTAGAGGTGGAGCGATCCGCCTGCAAGAGGCCTCTGAGAGCCTTGGAATAGCAGAAGGTATTGAGACCGCTCTTGCCTGTCATATAACTACTGGTCTACCTGTGTGGTCCACAGTTTCCGCCGGTGGCATGGCTTCCTTAGAGGTACCGGAAACCGTGAAGCAAGTAATGATATTTGCCGACCATGACATGAACAACGTTGGACTCGCAGCGGCTCAAAAGCTCGCAACTCGTCTGCTGTACGCTCACAAGAAGGTCAAACTGCTCTTGCCACCTAGAGCTGGTACTGATTGGTTTGACTACGTAATGAGCAACGAGGTGGCGAGCTAA